The sequence ATTCCAGTTCCCCTGAGTGTGATCTGAAATGCTGTGGGCATCCTGTCCGGGATGAATCTCCCGAATCGCATTGTCCACACGAAGCGTCAATCGATGTCGACCAGGTGCTTTCAGCCCCGCATGCTCAACGTAATGTGGAACCGACAGGCTCTCCCCACTGCCAAGCAGCTCTCCATCGATCCAGAGCGATGTCTGCCAATGCGGTCGCTCCAGTTCGATCACAAAAGAGCGTCCAACACAGGACTCGGGTATCTCGACCTCCCGCTCATACCACGCTACACCTACATAGCGCCGAAGCGGAGTCAGCCAAAACGGAAAGTGCGGGGGCTTGGTGTTGCGATAGGATTCCAGCTCCGGTTCGTGAAACCATGATCTGTCGTAAATGCTTCCCGTCCACTGCGTTTCCAGATCCGGCACATCGCCAAGCCCCGCCTCCGCAACCGTCCCGGGCAGATCCGCACTCACATCCGTTTCAAGGGGAGCGGCATACCAGGCTTCCGTTTCACCGCAGTTCTGCGGATCGAGTTTCACTTTCCAAGGTCCTGACAGGTCGAATTTCATGTGGGGTATCAACACTAAATCCACCATGCCACCGTAAACTCTGCAACCCGCCAACTGCGAGTCGCAATGGACAGTCAGATCAGAGAAACAAGGATGGCAAACCAAGTGCTTTTTTCCACTTCTGCCTGTCGGAATTTTTCCAAATTCCGCTACAAAAATAATGCTCCGGCGCCATCCCGACGCAACGAGAGGAGAACGGCATCCATTTTTCAGCAAACTTCAATGTGTCGGAATTTTCCCAAATTCCGCTACAAAGATGATGTTCCGTCGCCATCCGATACAACCGGAGGAGAATGTCGGATTTCCAGCAAGACAGCAGCCTGAGGAAAGGCAAGCTCCCCTCAGGCATGATCAAAGCATGCTAAAACCGGTAGCGCAGCGTGGTGCCGATCTGTAGTGGATCCGCAAGGGCTTCGTAGCGCTGGTCACCCTCACCGTTGTCGAAGTAAAACACACGGCTGGCGTACTGCTTGTCCAGCAGGTTCTTGCCCCAGAGACTCCATTCCCAGTTCCCCAAACGATAACCAACAGTTGCATGCAGGAGCTGCATCGCATCCCGCTTTTCCGTGTGGCTATTCGATTCGTAGTAGGAGTCGCGTGCACTCCAGAACACGCTCCCAAATACCCCCGATTCCGCTTGGTAGGAAAGGTTCAGGTGGTATTGCCAGGAGGGTGCGTTGGCGAGCTTGCGCTCGGGCACCCATCCTCCCGGATCAGTATAGCCATCCCGCTCGGCGTCAAGCAGGCTGAGGCCTGCCACCAGATCCCAGTGGCGGGACAGTTTCCACTGCAGTTCTGCCTCCATTCCAAAGTGCCGGGCGTCCTCTCCGTTAACCGTCAGGTAACGGAAAAAACCTCCGGCACCCACAGAATCCCGCAGCTGCGCATCCTTGCGCAAGAGGTAGAATCCCGTCAGCTGGACCGACAGGCGTTCCTCCTGCAACCACGAGCGCAGTCCGAGTTCCACATTCCAAAGCTCTTCCGAATCATACACCAGTGGCAGCTCGGGTGTGGTAAAGGTCGCACTGTTGGCACCAGCAGCTTTGTATCCGCGCGCCAGACTCGCAAACAACAATGTACTGGCATCGAGGTTGTGCTCAAGGGTGAGTTTCCCACCGATCAGCGCACCGTCCTGCCTACTGCTGCCGGAAAAGACGTAATCCTGATAATAGCCTTGCTCCGCCGCCTGTGAGTCAAAATCCACATCATGCCACTCATGACGTAGCCCCAGAACCAATCGCGTGGCCTCCGTCCACTCCAAGCGCATTTGGCCAAACAGTGCAACCGTGTCGGTCGCATATGCCGAATTCACATCCACCTGGCCATAGTCCCATGGCCCCCCAGTGGGGTCTCCATCGCGGTAGAGCACGTCCGTGTCTTCATCCAGAGTTTGCACATAGACTCCGGCGGTCCAGCGCAGTGCCGAGCGCGCATCCCAATCGAGCCGAAGCTCCTGGGTCAGCACCTTGCGGTCCCTCCACGTGGCCAGAAATCCGGCATAGGAAGCATCGGTCCAGTCCGCATCGTAGCTGTAGAGCGAGTCACTCTGCATCCATGCGGATTTGCTGGTCACGGTCAGTCGATCACTGGCGTGAAACTGTCCCTTGAGACTCGCACCCCTCGATTCCTGTTCATCGCGTCCGGGTTCGTCCGACGCAGTCTCAAAGGCTCGATGGTCCATGGAGAACACGTCGTAGCCATTGTCCATGTCCGCCGCAAACAGTGTGGCATCCCACTGCCAGCGCTCTGTTGGTTTCCAGCGCAGTTTCAGGCGCGCCTGTCGCTCGTCCCGTTCATTGGTGTCGTCGCGGCCCGTCACCCGGTTGGTGTGGTATCCATCGTGTCGCAGCTTTTGCAGGGCAACGCGAAAGCTCAGAACTTCCGGCTGGGCCTCACTCAGCGGACCGCCCACCGCGACCGCACCACTCGCCAGCCCATCTGAGCCGACCGTCCCCTGGGCATATCCCGACCAAAAGGGTGTCGGGTCTTCGGAAACGATGCGGATCACCCCCCCGGCTGCATTGGCACCGAAGGCACCTGCCTGTGGACCCCGCAGCAGCTCCACCTGCCGCACGTCCAGCAGCGTACCGATGCTGCCAAGCCCAGTAAAATCGAGGTCATCCACCAGCAACGCAACCGCCGCATCGGGAGTTTCCCCTTCAAACTGGGAGTTTTCACCAATGCCGCGCACCTGAAAATAGCGGGCACGGGAACTGCCTCCGGTTGTAGTTAGGTTTGGCAGAGCGGTGGTCAGGTCCTCCAGGTGCTGGTAGGTCGGACTCACCAGTGTGGAAGCACCCACCACTGACACACTTGCAGTGGTCTGTTGCAGTTCGGACTGCCAGAGTTCACCCGTGACTACGGTCACGGGCAGGTCGATGATGGCATCGGATTCGACCGCACGCAGGGGTGCAGTCGTGAGCAGCAGGGATGTCACTCCCGCCACCAGATTTTTCATGATCTTTGCTTTCATATGGATCTCAATCGGGTTCGCTTTGAGATCCGGCCCAAGGCGGTGAAAAGCGAATCGCTCAGATGTGATTGGATCCGTTCCTTTTCCTACGCCGGTGTCAACCGGATCAGGTTCGAAGGGACCGCTACTGTGCCGCTTTCGCGAAAAGGTAGTATCTCAGACCCATGCCAGGTCGCCCCTAAGGATGAATACCCATGCAAACCCGACACAAAAAAACTGTCAACCGGAGATTTTCGGATTTGGCGGGATACGATGAAGTTCTGGACCCGGAAATCACGCCGAACACGCTCTTGTGGCCATACAACGCAACCCCAAGGTAGTGGGAGCTTCCAACCCACGTTCCAACCAAAGTAGCGGGAGCTTCCAGCTCGCGTTCCACCAAGGTAGCGGGAGCTTCCAGCTCGCGTTCCAACCAAAGTAGCGGGAGCTTCCAGCTCGCGTTCCAACCAAGGTAGCGGGAGCTTCCAGCTCGCGTTCCGTCACCGTCGAAAAAACGTTCAGCCACCAGCCCAGCCACCGCTGAACTGCACTTGAACTGCGGCGCGAGCTGGAAGCTCCCGCTACCTTGCCCTCGAGTGTTACCCGCTGTTTTCGCAGCTTGCATCGACGCCCATTTGCCACTGAAATCCAAAGCATCCCGACCGCCCCGAACACCCGTCACCATTCCATGCAGAATTCGGACTCCACAGATTCACCATCGAGCATGCTCAAAGGATTTTTCTGGAGCCTGCTCGCCTACGCCGCTTACTCCAGCCATGACGCTTTGGTGAAGGTGCTGCGTGACTATTCCATCTTTCAAATCATTTTCTTTGCGATGCTGTTCGGACTTGTTCCGTTTTCGCTTTCACGCCTTCGCGACCCAAATCCGGTCTCACTGCGCCCCGTCAAACCCGGCTGGGTAACCGCTCGCTCGTGTTTTGGAGTCGGCTCTCTGGTCTTTGCGTTTTCCGCCTTCAAACAACTGCCAATGGTGCAGGTGTATGTGCTGTTGTTCCTGACTCCGCTCATCGTCACGATTGTTGCTATTCCCGTGCTTGGGGAGCGTGTACACCTGATCCGCTGGACCGCTATTCTGGTGGGTCTTGCAGGCATTTTAATCGTGCTTCGCCCCAGTCCGCAAAGCCTGCAATGGGGACATCTGTTTGGATTCTGTGCCGCCTGCTGCGGTGCGGGGGGTGCCATCGTCGCACGCAAGGTCAGCGCCATCGAAAACCGCTCCACCATGATTCTCTATCCGATCCTGACCACCATTGCGGTTTGCGGGATTGCCACACTGTTTGTGTATCAACCGATGCCACTGCAGGACCTGCTGCTGATGTTTGGCATCGGACTGCTGGGTTTGATCGGTCAGTCAACCATCCTTCAAGCATTTCGTCATGCTCCGGCAGCAACGATTGCACCCATGCAATACAGTCAACTCATTTGGGCCAACTTTTTCGGTATCACGTTTTTCGGAGAATCCATTGACCGCTGGATCCTCATTGGGTCCGCCATCACGGTGGCATCGGGCATGCTCATCATCTGGCGTGAAACCCGCTTCTCGGCCACGCAGCCCAATCTGCGCACACGCAATACGCGCAGTGTCGTCGCCGCACCAGTTGTCGCAGTGGAATCCGAGCGGCGCGACCCCTTTTCCCCGTCCATCTGAGTTGACAGATCGGACTACCTGCCCCGGGTCAGCGGTATTTGAAAGGCGAAGGTTGCGCCCTTGCCAGCCTCA is a genomic window of Puniceicoccaceae bacterium containing:
- a CDS encoding TonB-dependent receptor encodes the protein MKAKIMKNLVAGVTSLLLTTAPLRAVESDAIIDLPVTVVTGELWQSELQQTTASVSVVGASTLVSPTYQHLEDLTTALPNLTTTGGSSRARYFQVRGIGENSQFEGETPDAAVALLVDDLDFTGLGSIGTLLDVRQVELLRGPQAGAFGANAAGGVIRIVSEDPTPFWSGYAQGTVGSDGLASGAVAVGGPLSEAQPEVLSFRVALQKLRHDGYHTNRVTGRDDTNERDERQARLKLRWKPTERWQWDATLFAADMDNGYDVFSMDHRAFETASDEPGRDEQESRGASLKGQFHASDRLTVTSKSAWMQSDSLYSYDADWTDASYAGFLATWRDRKVLTQELRLDWDARSALRWTAGVYVQTLDEDTDVLYRDGDPTGGPWDYGQVDVNSAYATDTVALFGQMRLEWTEATRLVLGLRHEWHDVDFDSQAAEQGYYQDYVFSGSSRQDGALIGGKLTLEHNLDASTLLFASLARGYKAAGANSATFTTPELPLVYDSEELWNVELGLRSWLQEERLSVQLTGFYLLRKDAQLRDSVGAGGFFRYLTVNGEDARHFGMEAELQWKLSRHWDLVAGLSLLDAERDGYTDPGGWVPERKLANAPSWQYHLNLSYQAESGVFGSVFWSARDSYYESNSHTEKRDAMQLLHATVGYRLGNWEWSLWGKNLLDKQYASRVFYFDNGEGDQRYEALADPLQIGTTLRYRF
- a CDS encoding DMT family transporter, with the translated sequence MLKGFFWSLLAYAAYSSHDALVKVLRDYSIFQIIFFAMLFGLVPFSLSRLRDPNPVSLRPVKPGWVTARSCFGVGSLVFAFSAFKQLPMVQVYVLLFLTPLIVTIVAIPVLGERVHLIRWTAILVGLAGILIVLRPSPQSLQWGHLFGFCAACCGAGGAIVARKVSAIENRSTMILYPILTTIAVCGIATLFVYQPMPLQDLLLMFGIGLLGLIGQSTILQAFRHAPAATIAPMQYSQLIWANFFGITFFGESIDRWILIGSAITVASGMLIIWRETRFSATQPNLRTRNTRSVVAAPVVAVESERRDPFSPSI